A DNA window from Acidimicrobiia bacterium contains the following coding sequences:
- a CDS encoding DegV family protein: MTVAVVTDSATALPADVLAAHDITVVPMWLTVADQAVREGERSLGEILGDERVTTSGPTPGEFEATFRALLASDGVDEVLACTVSSEMSATYEAASVAARDVGEQVHVVDTKTAAGAQALVVLAAARTAAAGGSLEAAESAARRVCGTVRLVATLPTLDHLVRGGRVPAVAGWAGRHLGINPLFEFSDGRIRKLRPALSADAAHERIVAACVRSRPDEQAGLNVVAMHALARPVAEELLDRVTADIQPADAFIGEFGSVMVVHTGPGLAGLAWWWEPGVGPGQDPTVV, encoded by the coding sequence GTGACCGTCGCGGTCGTCACCGACAGTGCGACGGCGCTGCCCGCCGACGTTCTCGCCGCACACGACATCACGGTCGTCCCGATGTGGCTGACCGTCGCCGACCAGGCCGTGCGTGAGGGCGAGCGAAGTCTCGGCGAGATCCTGGGTGACGAGCGCGTCACGACCTCGGGCCCGACGCCCGGCGAGTTCGAGGCCACGTTCCGGGCGCTCCTGGCGAGCGACGGTGTCGACGAGGTCCTCGCCTGCACCGTGTCGTCAGAGATGAGTGCCACGTACGAGGCGGCGTCCGTGGCCGCGCGTGATGTCGGCGAGCAGGTTCATGTCGTCGACACGAAGACGGCGGCGGGAGCCCAGGCACTCGTCGTCCTGGCCGCGGCGCGGACGGCAGCCGCGGGTGGGAGCCTGGAGGCAGCCGAGTCAGCGGCACGAAGGGTGTGTGGCACCGTTCGTCTCGTGGCCACCCTCCCGACGCTCGATCATCTCGTGCGCGGCGGTCGGGTCCCGGCGGTCGCCGGCTGGGCGGGCCGCCACCTGGGCATCAATCCACTCTTCGAGTTCTCCGACGGCCGGATCAGGAAGCTCCGTCCCGCACTGAGCGCGGATGCCGCCCACGAGAGGATCGTGGCGGCATGCGTGCGGTCACGCCCCGACGAGCAGGCCGGGCTGAACGTGGTGGCCATGCACGCGTTGGCCCGCCCCGTGGCCGAGGAACTCCTCGACCGCGTCACGGCGGACATCCAGCCTGCCGATGCGTTCATCGGTGAGTTCGGGTCCGTGATGGTCGTCCACACCGGGCCGGGCCTGGCGGGCCTCGCCTGGTGGTGGGAGCCCGGGGTCGGGCCGGGTCAGGACCCGACCGTCGTCTGA